The following proteins are co-located in the bacterium genome:
- a CDS encoding TlpA disulfide reductase family protein — MPTAWKLAAAAMAVIVIAGAAVLTRTPDPPPGDATDTGSLSIDVAGFPRGPLAGEPAPGMSVALFDGSRFVMSEYRSTDGRPLVLNLWASWCAPCRIEIPEFSRVAEENPQVAFLGVAVEDAPGPAESFAAEVGASYPLGIDDSRSVTDNYPFVGLPVTYLIGADGLITRQINGQISGATLKAFIDHDFGSP; from the coding sequence ATGCCGACGGCTTGGAAGCTCGCCGCCGCCGCCATGGCGGTCATCGTCATCGCCGGGGCGGCGGTGCTGACCCGTACCCCCGATCCGCCACCCGGCGATGCCACAGATACCGGATCCCTCTCGATCGATGTGGCGGGATTCCCCAGGGGCCCCCTGGCCGGAGAACCCGCCCCCGGTATGTCCGTCGCGCTGTTCGACGGGTCCAGGTTCGTGATGTCCGAGTACCGATCCACCGACGGGCGGCCCCTGGTGCTCAACCTGTGGGCCAGCTGGTGTGCCCCCTGCCGGATCGAGATACCGGAGTTCTCGCGGGTGGCGGAGGAGAATCCGCAGGTGGCGTTCCTGGGCGTCGCCGTGGAGGATGCTCCCGGGCCCGCCGAGAGCTTCGCCGCCGAAGTCGGTGCGTCCTACCCGCTGGGAATCGACGACAGCCGCAGCGTCACGGACAACTACCCGTTCGTAGGGCTCCCGGTCACCTACCTGATCGGGGCGGATGGCCTGATCACCCGGCAAATCAACGGCCAGATCAGCGGCGCCACCTTGAAGGCTTTCATCGACCACGACTTCGGTTCTCCATAG